A single window of Pyxidicoccus xibeiensis DNA harbors:
- a CDS encoding acyl carrier protein has protein sequence MSGETNGQLSEEALQSFISERIAHWLGTAPEEVDRRVDFTDYQLDSVALASISGELEVRLGRRLSPNLLWEYPTIERLSAYLTRPPGMEQKQAPGRG, from the coding sequence GTGAGTGGCGAGACGAACGGGCAGCTCTCCGAGGAGGCGCTGCAGTCCTTCATCAGCGAGCGCATCGCCCACTGGCTGGGCACCGCCCCGGAGGAGGTCGACCGCCGCGTCGACTTCACCGACTACCAGCTGGACTCGGTGGCCCTGGCGAGCATCTCGGGGGAGCTGGAGGTGCGCCTGGGCCGGCGGCTGTCGCCCAATCTGCTGTGGGAGTACCCCACCATCGAGCGGCTCTCGGCGTACCTGACCCGGCCTCCCGGCATGGAGCAGAAGCAGGCGCCCGGGCGCGGCTGA
- a CDS encoding fatty acyl-AMP ligase, translating into MRPLPPTFVDLLRAKAEQVPDLRVLTYLVDGEEQEEHATYRELDRSARAIAAELQRRGLSGERVLLLYPPGLDFIRALLGCFYANVVAVPAYPPDPSRLARTLPRLRTVLASSQSKAILCTSFIVQMAESLFELAPDLRESSWVATDALEAGLEDAWRAPALTPESLAFFQYTSGSTSEPKGVMLSHANLVHNSELIRRSFAHDAQSVGVIWLPPYHDMGLIGGILQPLYVGFHTVLMSPLDFLQQPLRWLKAVTKYRGRTSGGPNFAYELCVRRAKPEDVEQLDLSSWTLAFTGAEPVRAQTLRRFVETFSPAGFRETSFYPCYGLAEATLIVTGKADVSGRPLVKRVDKTALEVESRAVEVTDATAPELVGCGPAVADTDVRVVDPDTCREVAPGRVGEVWVRGRSVSSGYWGREDETARVFQGYLADGGEGPFLRTEDLGLMMDGELFVTGRRKDLIILRGRNIHPQDIERVAEESHPALRQGGCAAFAMDEDGEERLVVVQEVDVRKQPDLEQVAKDLRRAVLQQQDVPVHTLVLLKPGHIPKTSSGKLQRARCRAAFQQGELETLLVSPLAPGKRSHT; encoded by the coding sequence TTGAGACCCCTGCCCCCGACGTTCGTTGACCTGCTGCGCGCCAAGGCCGAGCAGGTGCCGGACCTGCGCGTGCTCACCTACCTGGTGGATGGCGAGGAGCAGGAGGAGCACGCCACCTACCGCGAGCTGGACCGGAGCGCGCGCGCCATCGCCGCGGAGCTGCAGCGGCGCGGCCTGTCCGGCGAGCGCGTGCTGCTGCTGTACCCGCCGGGACTGGACTTCATCCGGGCGCTGCTCGGCTGCTTCTACGCCAACGTGGTGGCGGTGCCCGCGTACCCGCCGGACCCGTCCCGCCTGGCGCGCACCCTGCCGCGCCTTCGCACCGTGCTGGCCAGCTCGCAATCCAAGGCCATCCTCTGCACGTCCTTCATCGTCCAGATGGCGGAGAGCCTCTTCGAGCTGGCGCCGGACCTGCGCGAGTCCAGCTGGGTGGCCACGGATGCCCTGGAGGCGGGGCTGGAGGACGCGTGGAGGGCGCCGGCGCTGACGCCGGAGAGCCTGGCCTTCTTCCAGTACACCTCCGGCTCCACCAGCGAGCCCAAGGGGGTGATGCTGAGCCACGCCAACCTCGTCCACAACTCGGAGCTCATCCGGCGCTCGTTCGCGCACGACGCGCAGAGCGTGGGCGTCATCTGGCTGCCGCCGTACCACGACATGGGGCTCATCGGCGGAATCCTCCAGCCGCTGTACGTGGGCTTCCACACGGTGCTGATGTCGCCGCTGGACTTCCTGCAGCAGCCCCTGCGCTGGCTGAAGGCCGTGACGAAGTACCGGGGGCGCACCAGCGGCGGTCCGAACTTCGCCTACGAGCTGTGCGTGCGCCGGGCGAAGCCGGAGGACGTGGAGCAGCTGGACCTGAGCAGCTGGACGCTGGCCTTCACCGGCGCGGAGCCGGTGCGCGCGCAGACGCTGCGGCGCTTCGTGGAGACCTTCTCGCCCGCCGGCTTCCGCGAGACGTCCTTCTACCCGTGCTACGGCCTGGCGGAGGCGACGCTCATCGTCACCGGCAAGGCCGACGTGAGTGGCAGGCCCCTGGTCAAGCGCGTCGACAAGACGGCGCTGGAGGTGGAGAGCCGGGCGGTGGAGGTGACGGACGCGACCGCGCCGGAGCTGGTGGGCTGTGGCCCGGCCGTCGCCGACACGGACGTGCGGGTGGTGGACCCGGACACGTGCCGCGAGGTGGCGCCGGGCCGGGTGGGGGAGGTCTGGGTGCGCGGCCGCAGCGTGTCCTCGGGGTACTGGGGCCGCGAGGACGAGACGGCCCGGGTGTTCCAGGGGTACCTGGCGGACGGAGGGGAGGGGCCCTTCCTGCGCACGGAGGACCTGGGACTGATGATGGACGGCGAGCTCTTCGTCACCGGCCGGCGCAAGGACCTCATCATCCTCCGCGGCCGCAACATCCACCCGCAGGACATCGAGCGTGTGGCGGAGGAGAGCCACCCGGCGCTGCGGCAGGGCGGGTGCGCGGCCTTCGCCATGGACGAGGACGGAGAGGAGCGGCTGGTGGTGGTCCAGGAGGTGGACGTGCGCAAGCAGCCGGACCTGGAGCAGGTGGCGAAGGACCTGCGGCGCGCCGTCCTCCAGCAGCAAGACGTCCCGGTGCACACCCTGGTGTTGCTCAAGCCGGGGCACATTCCCAAGACGTCCAGCGGCAAGCTGCAGCGCGCGCGCTGCCGCGCGGCCTTCCAGCAGGGCGAGCTGGAGACGCTGCTGGTCAGCCCCCTGGCCCCTGGCAAGCGGAGTCACACGTGA
- a CDS encoding alpha/beta fold hydrolase, which yields MQQLDLVRLGLSVLAAVAPSVAGRVATDLFSRSRHTQKPVTAGAPLGAQVLPLRNGASVVKQAYVWGKGPTVLLVHGWGADSSSLYSMARPLSQQGFRVVAFDAPAHGASPGNLTTMTEFVTAVGGVMDELGELHAVVSHSLGGLATVAALSRDLGRQPRHLILLSVPTNLPELMEGFAANHLRLKPSVLPYMRGELLRRNGVPVEHWDIRTLGPVLRVPTLIIHDVEDSMVSFRQAELIHQVFAGRSHVEPTRGLGHRNILLDAEVRKRILHFVRAAEAAA from the coding sequence ATGCAGCAGCTAGACCTGGTGAGGCTGGGGCTGTCCGTGCTGGCGGCGGTGGCTCCCTCCGTGGCGGGGCGCGTGGCCACGGACCTGTTCTCGCGCTCGCGCCACACCCAGAAGCCCGTCACCGCGGGAGCGCCGCTGGGCGCGCAGGTGCTGCCGCTGCGCAACGGCGCCTCGGTGGTGAAGCAGGCGTACGTCTGGGGCAAGGGCCCCACTGTCCTGCTCGTGCACGGGTGGGGCGCCGACAGCAGCAGCCTGTACAGCATGGCGCGCCCCCTGTCGCAGCAGGGCTTCCGCGTCGTCGCCTTCGACGCTCCGGCGCACGGTGCCTCGCCGGGGAACCTGACGACGATGACGGAGTTCGTCACCGCGGTGGGCGGGGTGATGGACGAGCTGGGCGAGCTGCATGCCGTCGTCAGCCACTCGCTGGGGGGCCTGGCCACGGTGGCGGCGCTCTCCCGGGACCTCGGGCGCCAGCCGCGGCACCTCATCCTGCTGTCGGTGCCCACCAACCTGCCGGAGCTGATGGAGGGCTTCGCCGCCAACCACCTGCGGCTCAAGCCGTCGGTGCTGCCCTACATGCGCGGCGAGCTGCTGCGCCGCAACGGCGTGCCGGTGGAGCACTGGGACATCCGCACCCTGGGGCCCGTGCTCCGGGTGCCCACGCTCATCATCCATGACGTGGAGGACTCCATGGTCTCCTTCCGGCAGGCGGAGCTCATCCACCAGGTCTTCGCGGGCCGCAGCCACGTGGAGCCCACGCGGGGCCTGGGCCACCGCAACATCCTGCTGGACGCGGAAGTGCGGAAGAGAATCCTCCACTTCGTGAGGGCCGCGGAGGCCGCGGCGTAG
- a CDS encoding fatty acid desaturase produces the protein MQALATGVPQHPKARFDELREQMTTLQGQSLAAAIPRELYEPRLGRGLLGFFTSYLLWAGGIVGVALAPSAWLYLPLWLVSGLGGWGLHCIAHDCGHGSFSRSQRLNSLIGHLALLPLVYPFHAWKHVHNLHHANTNSLEKDTDWRPVDALTFQRMPLVDKLVYMGTRSVFFWLGTVHYWLVSGFRPGFFPQAKARAEVRRSIVYVVLFSAVFFPALVYATGWMGLLLYFVAPWVAIHAWFSTTTYMHHTTEDLPFLRQGEWSLVGSKLLLTTDYRYPKVLLFLTHNISIHAAHHVAPKVPFYNLLQAQEALKTAFPGMLREKDFSSIPRELLRAVTRCHLYDPETGYYHSFIEKPGGSVEPRTAVSS, from the coding sequence ATGCAAGCGCTTGCGACCGGTGTGCCGCAGCACCCCAAGGCCCGCTTCGACGAGCTGAGGGAGCAGATGACGACGCTCCAGGGCCAGTCCCTGGCCGCCGCCATTCCGAGGGAGCTGTACGAGCCCCGGCTGGGGCGGGGGCTGCTGGGCTTCTTCACCAGCTACCTCTTGTGGGCCGGCGGCATCGTCGGCGTGGCGCTGGCGCCCTCGGCGTGGCTGTACCTGCCGCTGTGGCTGGTGTCGGGGCTGGGCGGCTGGGGGCTGCACTGCATCGCGCATGACTGCGGCCACGGCTCGTTCTCGCGCTCGCAGCGGCTCAACTCCCTCATCGGCCACCTGGCGCTGCTGCCGCTGGTGTACCCGTTCCACGCGTGGAAGCACGTGCACAACCTGCATCACGCCAACACCAACAGCCTGGAGAAGGACACGGACTGGCGCCCGGTGGACGCGCTGACCTTCCAGCGGATGCCGCTGGTGGACAAGCTCGTCTACATGGGCACCCGCTCGGTGTTCTTCTGGCTGGGGACGGTGCACTACTGGCTGGTGTCGGGCTTCCGGCCGGGCTTCTTCCCCCAGGCCAAGGCCCGGGCCGAGGTGCGCCGCTCCATCGTCTACGTGGTGCTCTTCTCGGCCGTGTTCTTCCCGGCCCTGGTGTACGCGACGGGGTGGATGGGGCTGCTGCTGTACTTCGTGGCCCCCTGGGTGGCCATCCATGCGTGGTTCAGCACCACCACGTACATGCACCACACCACCGAGGACCTGCCCTTCCTGCGGCAGGGCGAGTGGTCGCTGGTAGGCAGCAAGCTGCTGCTGACGACGGACTACCGCTACCCGAAGGTGCTGTTGTTCCTGACGCACAACATCTCCATCCACGCCGCCCACCACGTGGCCCCCAAGGTGCCTTTCTACAACCTGCTCCAGGCGCAGGAGGCCCTCAAGACGGCCTTCCCGGGCATGCTGCGGGAGAAGGACTTCTCGAGCATCCCCCGGGAGCTGCTGCGGGCCGTGACGCGGTGCCATCTGTATGACCCGGAGACGGGGTACTACCACTCGTTCATCGAGAAGCCCGGCGGCTCCGTGGAGCCCCGGACGGCGGTATCCTCCTGA
- a CDS encoding acyl carrier protein, whose protein sequence is MTDGFFSGIARKLGFASEEKPHIIPDEAGLRAWLVQWLAKQIKVEPSQIDTAKRFDEYGLDSRVAVQVSGELEKIIERRLSPALLFEYPTIDELAKALAKDTAEQSDAVEA, encoded by the coding sequence ATGACGGACGGATTCTTCTCGGGGATTGCTCGAAAGCTGGGGTTCGCGAGCGAGGAGAAGCCCCACATCATCCCGGACGAGGCGGGCCTGCGCGCCTGGCTCGTGCAGTGGCTGGCGAAGCAGATCAAGGTGGAGCCCTCGCAGATAGACACCGCGAAGCGCTTCGACGAGTACGGCCTGGACTCACGCGTGGCGGTGCAGGTGTCGGGCGAGCTGGAGAAGATCATCGAGCGGCGGCTGTCACCGGCCCTGCTGTTCGAGTACCCCACCATCGACGAGCTGGCGAAGGCGCTCGCCAAGGACACGGCGGAGCAGAGCGACGCCGTCGAGGCCTGA
- a CDS encoding acyl-CoA desaturase, translating to MQTTSAVFHKEPPAAEVTPPPARLPNGVAKATPDAVRAQRIVALGVMVLPLLGFIEAIRLALDGAFGATELVLLLVMYFVHMGGVTMGLHRLLAHCTFETSRAMKVLLTIMGSTAGQGPVLFWVATHRRHHAYSDGPGDPHSPNRFGDDWKSRLKGLWYAHMPWMLSDEVSSWGHFARDTLKDRTLFFVHQTYFLWVFLGLALPAAVGGLVHGTWMGAWAGFVFGGLARMFLANQAAWCVGSVSHMFGRRPFRTGDRSANSHWVAVVAFGEGLQNNHHAFPGSYRHAVEWWEPDLSGWVLTLMGKLGLVWDLRQPTPEAIERMRLKTPAR from the coding sequence GTGCAAACCACCTCCGCTGTGTTTCACAAGGAGCCGCCCGCCGCCGAAGTCACCCCCCCGCCGGCCCGGCTTCCCAATGGCGTGGCCAAGGCGACGCCCGACGCGGTGCGCGCGCAGCGCATCGTCGCGCTGGGGGTGATGGTCCTCCCGCTGCTCGGCTTCATCGAGGCCATCCGCCTGGCGCTCGACGGCGCCTTCGGCGCCACCGAGCTGGTGCTGCTCCTGGTGATGTACTTCGTCCACATGGGCGGGGTGACGATGGGGCTGCACCGGCTGCTGGCGCACTGCACCTTCGAGACGAGCAGGGCCATGAAGGTCCTGCTCACCATCATGGGCTCCACGGCCGGGCAGGGGCCGGTCCTCTTCTGGGTGGCCACGCACCGGCGCCACCACGCGTACAGCGACGGCCCGGGGGACCCGCACTCGCCCAACCGCTTCGGCGACGACTGGAAGTCCCGGCTCAAGGGGCTGTGGTACGCGCACATGCCCTGGATGCTGTCGGACGAGGTCTCCAGCTGGGGCCACTTCGCGCGAGACACGCTGAAGGACCGCACGCTGTTCTTCGTGCACCAGACGTACTTCCTCTGGGTGTTCCTGGGGCTGGCCCTGCCGGCGGCGGTGGGCGGGCTGGTGCACGGCACGTGGATGGGCGCCTGGGCGGGCTTCGTCTTCGGCGGGCTGGCGCGCATGTTCCTGGCCAACCAGGCGGCCTGGTGCGTGGGCTCGGTGAGCCACATGTTCGGCCGCCGGCCGTTCCGCACGGGCGACCGGAGCGCCAACTCGCACTGGGTGGCCGTGGTGGCCTTCGGTGAAGGGCTGCAGAACAACCACCACGCCTTCCCGGGCTCGTACCGCCACGCCGTCGAGTGGTGGGAGCCGGACCTCAGCGGGTGGGTGCTGACGCTGATGGGCAAGCTGGGGCTGGTCTGGGATTTGCGCCAGCCCACCCCCGAGGCCATCGAGCGGATGCGGCTGAAGACGCCCGCGCGCTGA
- a CDS encoding acyl-CoA desaturase, with the protein MSGGSKARLQRRYAALTVGVPTVGAGIAMWQLLHYGIGWLEVSLLVGMYIPTALGIEAGFHRFFAHRSFRAGRLVTGALAIFGSMAAQGPILFWAAIHRKHHAFTDKDGDPHSPVPLAATPTLADRLRAFVHAHVGWLFKVDDTDWLRYTADLLRDSFIFRLNYLYPLWVLLGLLIPAGIAGLVTESWDGAWRGMVWGGLLRIFLLDNVTWGVNSLGHLFGPRMHASGDQSRNMAWLALPSAGGSWHNNHHAFPGSARNDHHFWQFDLSGAFIEGLALAGLVSEVHRAGPIVARRKNRQSVLQ; encoded by the coding sequence ATGAGCGGTGGCTCCAAGGCTCGGCTCCAGAGGCGGTACGCGGCCCTGACGGTCGGCGTCCCCACGGTGGGCGCCGGAATCGCCATGTGGCAGTTGCTGCACTACGGCATCGGCTGGCTGGAGGTGAGCCTGCTGGTGGGCATGTACATCCCCACCGCGCTGGGCATCGAGGCGGGCTTCCACCGGTTCTTCGCCCACCGCTCCTTCCGCGCCGGCCGCCTGGTCACCGGGGCGCTGGCCATCTTCGGCTCCATGGCCGCCCAGGGCCCCATCCTGTTCTGGGCCGCCATCCACCGGAAGCACCACGCCTTCACGGACAAGGACGGGGACCCGCACTCGCCCGTGCCGCTCGCCGCCACGCCGACGCTGGCGGACCGGCTGCGCGCCTTCGTCCACGCGCACGTGGGCTGGCTCTTCAAGGTCGATGACACCGACTGGCTCCGCTACACCGCGGACCTGCTGCGCGACTCCTTCATCTTCCGCCTCAACTACCTCTACCCGCTGTGGGTGCTGCTGGGGCTGCTCATCCCCGCCGGCATCGCGGGCCTGGTGACGGAGTCCTGGGACGGCGCCTGGCGCGGCATGGTGTGGGGCGGCCTGCTGCGCATCTTCCTGCTCGACAACGTCACGTGGGGCGTCAACTCGCTGGGCCACCTCTTCGGTCCCCGGATGCACGCCTCGGGGGACCAGAGCCGCAACATGGCCTGGCTCGCCCTGCCGTCCGCCGGGGGCTCCTGGCACAACAACCACCACGCCTTCCCGGGCTCGGCCCGGAACGACCATCACTTCTGGCAGTTCGACCTCTCGGGTGCGTTCATCGAGGGGCTCGCCCTGGCGGGCCTCGTCTCGGAAGTGCACCGCGCGGGCCCCATCGTCGCACGGCGGAAGAACCGCCAGTCCGTCCTCCAGTAG
- a CDS encoding fatty acyl-AMP ligase: MRRHARERPEAVALRFLADGEDVVTEWSYRQLIQRVSSISRRLAEAGARGERVILLYDSGPEYIAAFMGVLQAGGIAVPTYPPMGQRPLSRLIGIIQDAAPRFVLSTARTRDTQARRVAELSGHGALEWVASDELPTRESYEDVPVVQDQPLAMLQYTSGSTGSPKGVMVTHANLLSNCETIARWLGPSEGRRGGMWLPLFHDMGLLGGVMQPLYSGFPLLFMDPMYFIQRPVRWLRAISKHRLTLSGAPNFAYELCATQIPDDELQGLDLSCWSEAFCGAEPVRSETMQRFAARFAPYGFRAEALSPCYGLAEATLLVAGKPAGTRLRTFVSPRQEDGGEASPEAPRELVSSGRVVHAHRVRIIDPDTLAECPPGKVGEVWVHGPSVAMGYWGREEESRQTFQATLPDGPAGYLRTGDLGLLHEGELFISGRRKNVIIIAGRNHHAEDVEQTAEAAHAQVRKGGVAAFPVTAGNEERLVLLVELKPDGRRTEAEVAAVREGIIQAVVAAHGVRPHDIFFGSVGAISRTTSGKLQRQTTRQAYLGGVLPALKVAP, translated from the coding sequence TTGAGACGCCATGCCCGGGAGCGCCCGGAAGCCGTGGCCCTGCGCTTCCTCGCCGACGGCGAGGACGTCGTGACGGAGTGGTCCTACCGGCAGTTGATACAGCGTGTTTCAAGTATTTCACGCCGGCTGGCAGAGGCGGGGGCACGGGGCGAGCGGGTCATCCTCCTGTACGACTCGGGCCCCGAGTACATCGCCGCCTTCATGGGGGTGCTCCAGGCGGGAGGCATTGCCGTCCCGACCTATCCGCCCATGGGCCAGCGCCCGCTGTCGCGGTTGATTGGAATCATCCAGGACGCGGCGCCCCGGTTCGTGTTGAGCACCGCGCGCACGCGCGACACGCAGGCGCGGCGCGTGGCCGAGCTGAGCGGCCACGGCGCCCTGGAGTGGGTGGCGAGCGACGAGCTGCCGACCCGGGAGTCGTACGAGGACGTCCCGGTGGTGCAGGACCAGCCCCTGGCCATGCTCCAGTACACGTCGGGGTCCACCGGCTCGCCCAAGGGCGTCATGGTCACCCACGCCAACCTCCTGAGCAACTGCGAGACGATTGCCCGCTGGCTGGGGCCGTCCGAGGGCCGCCGCGGTGGCATGTGGCTGCCGCTGTTCCACGACATGGGGCTGCTGGGCGGGGTGATGCAGCCGCTCTACTCGGGGTTCCCGCTGCTGTTCATGGACCCCATGTACTTCATCCAGCGCCCGGTGCGCTGGCTGCGGGCCATCAGCAAGCACCGCCTCACCCTCAGCGGGGCGCCCAACTTCGCCTACGAGCTGTGCGCCACGCAGATTCCCGACGACGAGCTGCAGGGCCTGGACCTGTCGTGCTGGAGCGAGGCCTTCTGCGGCGCGGAGCCCGTGCGAAGCGAGACGATGCAGCGGTTCGCCGCGCGCTTCGCCCCCTACGGCTTCCGCGCCGAGGCCCTCAGCCCCTGCTACGGGCTGGCCGAGGCGACGCTGCTGGTGGCGGGCAAGCCCGCGGGGACCCGCCTTCGCACCTTCGTCTCCCCTCGCCAGGAGGACGGAGGCGAGGCCTCCCCGGAAGCCCCTCGTGAGCTGGTGAGCAGCGGCAGGGTGGTCCACGCGCACCGGGTGCGCATCATCGACCCGGACACGCTCGCCGAGTGCCCTCCGGGGAAGGTGGGGGAGGTCTGGGTCCACGGGCCCAGCGTGGCCATGGGCTACTGGGGCCGCGAGGAGGAGAGCCGGCAGACCTTCCAGGCGACGCTTCCGGACGGCCCGGCCGGATACCTGCGCACCGGCGACCTGGGCCTGCTGCACGAGGGCGAGCTCTTCATCTCCGGAAGGCGCAAGAACGTCATCATCATCGCGGGCCGCAACCACCATGCGGAGGACGTCGAGCAGACCGCCGAGGCGGCCCACGCCCAGGTGCGCAAGGGTGGGGTGGCCGCCTTCCCGGTGACGGCGGGGAACGAGGAGCGGCTCGTGCTCCTCGTGGAGCTGAAGCCCGACGGGCGGCGCACGGAGGCCGAGGTCGCGGCCGTGCGTGAGGGCATCATCCAGGCCGTGGTCGCGGCCCATGGGGTGAGGCCCCATGACATCTTCTTCGGTTCAGTGGGGGCCATCTCGCGGACCACCAGCGGTAAGCTTCAGAGACAGACAACCCGGCAGGCCTACCTGGGTGGCGTATTGCCCGCACTGAAGGTGGCTCCATGA
- a CDS encoding TetR/AcrR family transcriptional regulator, whose translation MSAERRRPIPKKPPSSYHHGHLREALIAAALRLIGGGQDVNLREAARLVGVSPGAPFRHFRDKAALLAAVAEETMLRFRREVSSALGAAPPAPAAQIHAMAMAYLRFALGEPAHFRAFARAGELGFFDSDFFKKENQETLDVLDRMIREGQRLGEVAPGDQRIVHLAARAFVYGLGRMYVEGHFARMGLGEEEPLSVAEQAFAVFERGLLRAAPSRPRAKSSRAPKDPLP comes from the coding sequence ATGTCCGCCGAGCGCCGACGGCCAATCCCCAAGAAGCCTCCGTCCTCGTACCACCACGGTCATCTGCGCGAGGCGCTCATCGCCGCCGCGCTTCGGCTCATTGGTGGCGGCCAGGACGTCAACCTGCGCGAGGCGGCACGGCTCGTGGGCGTGTCCCCGGGCGCCCCCTTCCGGCACTTCCGCGACAAGGCCGCGTTGCTGGCGGCCGTGGCCGAGGAGACGATGCTGCGCTTCCGCCGCGAGGTCTCCTCCGCGCTCGGCGCGGCGCCTCCCGCTCCGGCCGCGCAGATCCACGCGATGGCCATGGCGTATCTCCGGTTCGCGCTCGGCGAGCCGGCCCACTTCCGGGCGTTCGCGCGCGCAGGCGAGCTCGGGTTCTTCGACAGCGACTTCTTCAAGAAGGAGAACCAGGAGACCCTGGACGTGCTCGACAGGATGATTCGCGAAGGGCAGCGCCTGGGCGAGGTCGCGCCAGGTGACCAGAGAATCGTGCACCTGGCGGCGCGGGCCTTCGTCTATGGCCTGGGCCGCATGTACGTGGAGGGGCACTTCGCGCGCATGGGGCTCGGTGAGGAGGAGCCGCTCTCGGTGGCCGAGCAGGCGTTCGCTGTCTTCGAGCGAGGGCTCCTGCGCGCTGCACCTTCCCGCCCACGAGCGAAGTCTTCGCGTGCCCCCAAGGACCCGCTGCCCTGA
- a CDS encoding golvesin C-terminal-like domain-containing protein: protein MTPSTFNLSRAMRRGVALSISFATLVAPGWVAAETIGGGTITTPAVGPAPAYAVDGSGFALVKNWDFGTSATSTVRDMATMNTHFQYHDQHGLDANPGYGASMVAPNAATAISGQPIEGVDTTSPVRAFFPETLRTYLVPLNGATLLDPYLLNTGSGAFQPRWTLSGGGTRLEQDVLWETRVRYVVPRYFWFALWTDGDSWDEGAEYDLIESFGYDNAAIRGGNNFDGRYWHSSVVGGSSVTNYHVNWANGMTANGIPAYLAPVYNPTEWHVWTWLYRKDNTYAAFVDGVQVQSGTIHWTFGGGATDRPVNMSFHFDGTWGSRKPETRNDFTLPASELAGKYYEWDYSRVYLRTEPVKDNTDTTGITITAGTSAWVANSTPTGYVGTNYLHDNNTDKGIKSVRYTPTLSESGTYNVYMRWPSGGSGRAASVPVDIVKADGTTTTVPVNQTVNGGTWNLLGTYALSKRNASVTIRTTGTRGTVIADAVRFTPIANEVIVDNSRLSSSDKTGTWVHSRSTPGFHGYNYVHDNNDGKGSATATFTPDLPVAGTYNVYARWTASESRSNNVPYRITSKAGSAVVYRNQRVNGGAWQLLGTYPFNAGTGGNVVISNAGTSGHVVADAVRFELVRP, encoded by the coding sequence ATGACTCCATCGACCTTCAACCTGAGCCGCGCCATGCGCCGAGGCGTCGCGCTCTCCATCAGCTTCGCCACCCTCGTCGCTCCCGGCTGGGTGGCGGCCGAAACCATCGGCGGTGGTACCATCACGACTCCGGCGGTCGGTCCCGCGCCGGCCTACGCGGTGGACGGCTCCGGCTTCGCGCTCGTGAAGAATTGGGACTTCGGCACGAGCGCCACCAGCACCGTCCGGGACATGGCGACCATGAACACCCATTTCCAGTATCACGACCAGCACGGGCTGGACGCGAACCCGGGATATGGCGCGAGCATGGTGGCCCCGAACGCAGCAACCGCCATCTCGGGCCAGCCCATTGAAGGCGTGGACACCACGTCGCCGGTTCGTGCGTTCTTCCCGGAGACCCTGCGCACCTATCTCGTGCCGCTGAATGGGGCCACCCTCCTCGACCCCTATCTGCTCAACACGGGGAGCGGTGCCTTCCAGCCCAGGTGGACCCTGTCGGGGGGTGGCACGAGACTCGAGCAGGACGTGCTCTGGGAAACCCGCGTGCGCTACGTCGTTCCACGCTACTTCTGGTTCGCCCTCTGGACCGACGGTGACTCCTGGGACGAGGGCGCGGAGTACGACCTGATAGAGAGCTTTGGTTATGACAACGCCGCGATTCGCGGAGGTAACAACTTCGACGGCCGGTACTGGCATTCAAGCGTGGTCGGAGGAAGCTCCGTCACCAACTATCACGTCAACTGGGCCAACGGGATGACCGCCAACGGCATCCCCGCGTATCTCGCGCCGGTCTACAACCCGACCGAGTGGCACGTCTGGACCTGGCTCTACCGCAAGGACAATACCTACGCCGCCTTCGTGGACGGCGTCCAGGTGCAGAGCGGCACCATCCATTGGACGTTCGGCGGTGGCGCGACGGATCGGCCCGTCAACATGAGCTTCCATTTCGATGGCACGTGGGGCAGTCGGAAGCCGGAGACGCGAAACGACTTCACCCTGCCTGCTTCCGAGCTGGCGGGTAAGTACTACGAATGGGATTACAGCCGCGTCTACCTGCGGACCGAGCCCGTGAAGGACAACACGGATACGACTGGCATCACCATCACAGCCGGCACCAGTGCCTGGGTGGCCAACTCCACACCCACGGGCTACGTCGGCACCAACTACCTGCACGACAACAACACGGACAAGGGCATCAAGTCCGTCCGGTATACGCCGACCCTGAGCGAGAGCGGCACCTACAATGTCTACATGCGGTGGCCCTCCGGCGGCAGTGGTCGGGCGGCCAGCGTCCCGGTCGACATCGTCAAGGCTGACGGAACGACCACCACGGTGCCCGTCAATCAGACGGTCAACGGTGGCACCTGGAACCTGCTCGGCACCTATGCGCTCTCCAAGCGGAATGCGTCGGTGACGATTCGCACGACTGGCACCCGGGGCACGGTCATCGCCGATGCCGTTCGCTTCACGCCCATCGCGAACGAGGTCATCGTGGACAACTCCAGGCTCAGCAGCAGCGACAAGACCGGCACCTGGGTCCACAGCAGGAGCACGCCCGGGTTCCACGGGTACAACTACGTCCACGACAACAACGACGGCAAGGGTTCGGCGACGGCCACGTTCACCCCCGACCTTCCCGTGGCAGGCACCTACAACGTGTATGCCCGCTGGACGGCCAGCGAGAGCCGCTCGAACAACGTCCCCTATCGCATCACCTCGAAGGCAGGCTCCGCGGTCGTGTATCGGAATCAGCGGGTGAACGGCGGCGCCTGGCAGTTGCTCGGCACCTACCCATTCAATGCCGGGACGGGTGGCAACGTGGTGATTTCAAACGCAGGGACCAGCGGTCACGTCGTTGCCGACGCCGTGCGCTTCGAGCTGGTACGGCCCTGA